In Flammeovirgaceae bacterium 311, one DNA window encodes the following:
- a CDS encoding phospholipase/carboxylesterase (COG4099 Predicted peptidase) — protein MRLFLITLILLSGFILPAARAQELPAYAPAHYISNGDTLPYQILLPQNFDPEQTYPLVLFLHGAGERGKDNAAQLAHGSSLFLRTDIRNNYPAVVVFPQCPKESYWSNVVIKHNDQGREFMFQTEGEPTTAMQLLQGLLQELISKPYIDKQRLYAGGLSMGGMGTLELLRREPNKFAAAFAICGADTTANAQKYRNVPLWLFHGAKDDVVSPEYSKKMADKLEEIGARNIKLTIYPEANHNSWDNAFAETNLLSWLFSKKK, from the coding sequence ATGCGCCTGTTCCTTATCACTTTAATATTGCTGTCAGGCTTTATTTTGCCGGCAGCGCGTGCGCAGGAATTACCTGCTTATGCTCCTGCACACTACATCAGCAATGGCGATACCCTGCCCTACCAGATCTTACTGCCCCAGAATTTTGATCCGGAACAAACCTATCCGCTGGTGCTGTTTTTACATGGTGCCGGTGAGCGGGGTAAGGATAATGCTGCGCAGCTTGCCCATGGCAGTAGTCTGTTTTTGAGAACAGATATCAGAAATAACTATCCGGCCGTGGTGGTTTTTCCACAATGCCCCAAAGAAAGTTACTGGTCTAATGTTGTGATAAAACATAATGATCAGGGCCGTGAATTTATGTTTCAAACAGAAGGTGAGCCAACTACCGCCATGCAGCTGCTCCAGGGCTTACTGCAGGAACTTATCAGCAAGCCTTACATAGACAAGCAGCGTCTGTATGCTGGCGGCTTGTCTATGGGCGGTATGGGTACACTGGAGTTGCTAAGGCGGGAGCCTAATAAATTTGCAGCAGCCTTTGCCATTTGTGGCGCAGACACTACTGCAAATGCTCAAAAATACAGGAATGTGCCCCTCTGGCTGTTTCATGGTGCAAAAGATGATGTAGTCTCTCCTGAATATTCTAAAAAGATGGCTGATAAACTGGAAGAGATTGGGGCCAGAAACATCAAACTTACCATTTACCCGGAAGCGAATCACAACAGCTGGGATAATGCTTTTGCAGAAACCAACCTACTTAGCTGGCTTTTCTCTAAAAAGAAATAA
- a CDS encoding TspO and MBR-like protein (COG3476 Tryptophan-rich sensory protein (mitochondrial benzodiazepine receptor homolog)) — MVYARLKTFNENFLMMGKGKNNRFRWYHGALFFAGITLVERGLEAIVKKAPATPNARQDDREFYKDQRQAIFAPPGKAFPVAWAINDIATIWGNLRVLNKPAGTPGRQEYLGLQAASWGVYSLFTALHFGLRSPVNALVLTTAHAGLNIASELVAIHKLKDQKVAVSLAPVLCWLAVALPTAITSALWNRDRFYKTGPLVIPESRWLKKSA; from the coding sequence ATGGTATATGCAAGATTAAAAACCTTCAATGAAAATTTTTTAATGATGGGAAAAGGAAAAAACAACAGGTTTCGCTGGTATCATGGCGCGCTATTTTTTGCTGGAATTACCCTGGTGGAGAGAGGACTGGAGGCAATTGTAAAAAAGGCACCGGCTACACCAAATGCACGGCAAGACGACAGAGAGTTTTACAAAGATCAGCGCCAGGCCATTTTTGCCCCACCGGGCAAAGCATTTCCTGTAGCCTGGGCAATTAACGACATTGCTACCATATGGGGAAACTTAAGAGTACTGAATAAACCGGCAGGCACTCCTGGGCGGCAGGAGTACCTGGGGCTTCAGGCAGCTTCGTGGGGCGTTTATTCCTTGTTTACTGCGCTGCATTTTGGCCTTCGGTCGCCTGTTAATGCGCTGGTTTTAACTACCGCACATGCCGGGCTAAATATTGCCAGCGAATTGGTAGCCATTCATAAACTGAAGGATCAGAAAGTGGCAGTATCACTGGCACCTGTACTCTGCTGGCTGGCAGTTGCCCTGCCTACTGCTATCACCTCTGCACTATGGAACAGGGACCGCTTTTATAAAACAGGTCCTCTGGTAATACCTGAAAGCAGGTGGCTGAAAAAGAGTGCTTAA
- a CDS encoding hypothetical protein (COG2149 Predicted membrane protein), with the protein MKGVIRYGYQFQNKEKIILRDYMAMERTRLANERTLMAYVRTSLFFVTGGLTLLELKRFAHLTGLAYIAIIIAILMFTIGITRFVVLGKRLRKYYAQIKNEEEAQKQEKKAEENP; encoded by the coding sequence ATGAAGGGTGTAATCCGTTATGGTTACCAGTTTCAGAATAAGGAAAAGATTATCCTTAGAGACTATATGGCCATGGAAAGAACGCGCCTGGCTAACGAACGTACCCTGATGGCTTATGTGCGAACCTCCCTGTTTTTTGTAACAGGTGGGCTTACCTTACTGGAACTTAAAAGGTTTGCTCATTTAACTGGATTGGCTTACATCGCTATCATCATAGCAATTCTTATGTTTACTATAGGCATTACAAGATTTGTGGTACTGGGCAAACGGCTGCGTAAGTATTATGCCCAGATAAAAAATGAAGAAGAGGCACAAAAACAAGAGAAAAAGGCAGAAGAAAACCCTTAG
- a CDS encoding N-acetyltransferase GCN5 (COG0456 Acetyltransferases), which translates to MLVLGFSCKCKFLQECEGAAFSILQTMMKIDTLRSTSTAEIRYSFNEAFREYFVPVNLSQQQIEQKLLAEGFEPSISAGVFVEGKLGGFILHSSGQHKGKRTAYNSGTGIIAAHRGQHLVPKMYEYLLPLLIEKKYDKSLLEFIRENKVARQCYEKVGFQIVRELLSFKGEVAGAVLHAEVEEIMNPDWLQLQTFWDWEPSWQHSLDCLKRASGSYKTYGIYKEGGLRAYVVINPLTNRIPSFAVAPGWRNKGLATALFRHLQQVYRAAPLTMINVDSQQQPTINFVQSIGLKPLLTQYEMELMIQ; encoded by the coding sequence ATGTTAGTTTTGGGCTTTAGCTGCAAATGCAAGTTTTTACAAGAATGTGAAGGTGCTGCTTTTTCAATTTTACAGACCATGATGAAAATAGACACACTCCGGTCAACTTCCACAGCAGAAATCCGGTACAGCTTTAACGAAGCTTTCAGGGAATATTTTGTGCCTGTTAATCTTTCCCAGCAACAAATAGAACAAAAGCTGCTGGCAGAGGGATTTGAACCCTCCATCTCAGCCGGTGTTTTTGTGGAGGGAAAATTGGGGGGCTTTATCCTGCATAGTTCCGGGCAGCATAAGGGTAAACGCACGGCCTACAATTCCGGCACCGGCATTATAGCGGCACACAGGGGGCAGCACCTTGTTCCGAAAATGTATGAGTACCTGCTGCCATTGCTCATTGAAAAAAAATATGACAAAAGCCTGCTGGAGTTTATCAGGGAAAACAAAGTTGCCCGCCAGTGCTACGAAAAAGTAGGTTTCCAGATCGTAAGGGAACTGCTTTCTTTCAAGGGCGAAGTAGCCGGGGCGGTTCTTCATGCAGAGGTAGAAGAAATCATGAATCCGGACTGGCTGCAGTTGCAGACATTTTGGGACTGGGAACCCAGCTGGCAACATAGTCTCGATTGCCTGAAGCGTGCCTCAGGCAGTTACAAAACCTATGGCATTTACAAAGAGGGCGGCCTAAGGGCCTATGTGGTGATCAACCCGCTTACCAACCGCATTCCCAGCTTTGCAGTAGCGCCTGGCTGGAGAAACAAAGGCCTGGCTACGGCTTTGTTCCGGCACCTACAGCAGGTGTACCGGGCAGCACCGCTTACGATGATCAATGTAGACAGCCAGCAACAGCCAACTATCAACTTTGTACAAAGCATAGGATTAAAACCACTTTTAACCCAATACGAAATGGAGCTTATGATCCAGTAG
- a CDS encoding bacterial ig-like domain-containing protein, with amino-acid sequence MKQLILKRWVLFFLAAFVALGALAQDKADSKGKEFWLMFNTNNGIPVLTLFITGEVPTTGTVEIAGLGFSETFSVTPGTVTSVEIPATAIVATSDVVENLGIHVTAVDEVTVYGLNRRQATTDAFLGLPVDILGTEYIAMGYRRSLAGQEQFGIVGTVNGTTVTIIPKNSAGSRVGGVPYSINLNRGETYQLQGENLTGSIVTSTAPIAVFGGNVCGNVPVNITYCDHLVEQLQPVDTWGQSFVTVPLKGRTADTFIILASENNTSVTVNGGSPVMLNRGEFHEYVLGTSSTITASKPVLVAQYSNGTDFDNTVSDPFMMLIPPFEQFEGSYTVTTPATGFSRNHINIVASTASVGTIRLNGAIIPAGSFTPIGSTGFSGAQLDISLGSHTLTSTQPFGVFVYGFDAFDSYGYPGGMSLAPIAQVTTVSLTPENSTTPAGDERCLQATVRDQDNNPLAGIRVDFAVSGANAVNGFANTNASGVAQFCYTPALAGTDNIVATVGGISDNAMNEVTVVADEDSDEDGIPDSEDNCPSVPNPDQEDMDEDGEGDACDNDIDGDGLVNLGDCDPYDPNTGAQTTSFPDIDGDGYGDPGQPTAECGVPEGNVLNGDDCDDRDASVYPGAPEIPGDGIDNNCNGMIDEGSNPFALQEAAAIVVGVGRPFEMIIPAEDPDMHELMEVSFVSGAPAWLNIEMVAVGESAVPNAVRVWGTPPARSYGTIRPVIWAHTTLHQEDSQQLQIRVGNCEHRTWYRDADGDGYGAEEGSVVLVACWQPDGFVMQGGDCNDMDPLVHPEAAEIAGDGIDNNCDGMIDETDNSCYATRVVSFTQGPRADNRGVIDPLRSIPLRALGAPQEDKNHSFVSLGFGGELVLELGSDLYDDGTTAPDLMVVETTWGWAHRPCYDGKGAGTLETMMMHVSANGEDWVQVPGNFCRNVKVDISPVTGEGEGMLPYVRYIRITDTSNPADFNRSANGYDVDGIITCRELFEDMPTNSRIAGKGFNPNFFYESLEDEEALPQPLSFYPNPVKDVLTIQTSSFGDESLQVEVYSLSGVLVYKAAHSADMQSGELQVDLQQLRQGVYLLRLQGEDQQQTLKISKE; translated from the coding sequence ATGAAACAGCTTATACTGAAAAGATGGGTGTTATTTTTCCTGGCAGCTTTTGTTGCTTTGGGCGCTTTGGCGCAGGATAAAGCCGATAGTAAGGGAAAGGAATTTTGGTTAATGTTCAATACCAATAATGGCATTCCGGTTTTAACCCTTTTTATTACTGGTGAGGTACCCACAACAGGTACGGTAGAAATTGCCGGCCTGGGCTTTAGTGAGACCTTTAGTGTTACTCCCGGTACTGTAACCTCAGTGGAAATTCCTGCCACTGCAATTGTGGCCACGAGTGATGTAGTGGAAAACCTGGGCATCCATGTAACCGCTGTAGATGAGGTTACGGTGTACGGGCTTAACAGGCGGCAGGCCACTACCGACGCATTCCTAGGCTTGCCCGTAGATATATTGGGTACGGAATATATTGCCATGGGCTACAGACGTAGTCTGGCAGGCCAGGAGCAGTTTGGTATTGTAGGCACCGTAAATGGAACAACCGTTACCATCATTCCTAAAAATTCTGCCGGAAGCAGGGTTGGGGGTGTTCCCTACAGCATAAACCTCAACAGGGGTGAAACCTACCAGCTGCAGGGCGAGAACCTTACTGGCTCAATTGTTACATCAACTGCTCCTATTGCGGTTTTTGGAGGCAATGTTTGTGGTAATGTGCCCGTAAATATTACCTATTGCGATCACCTGGTAGAACAGCTGCAACCTGTGGATACCTGGGGACAAAGCTTTGTAACAGTTCCCCTGAAGGGCCGCACCGCCGATACTTTCATCATTCTTGCTTCTGAAAACAACACCAGCGTTACTGTTAATGGTGGATCTCCTGTTATGCTTAACAGAGGTGAGTTTCATGAATATGTTTTGGGTACCAGCTCCACCATCACTGCCAGCAAGCCAGTGCTTGTTGCTCAGTATTCAAATGGCACCGATTTTGATAACACAGTTTCGGATCCGTTCATGATGCTGATTCCGCCTTTTGAACAGTTTGAGGGCAGTTATACGGTTACCACACCGGCAACCGGCTTTAGCAGAAACCACATCAATATTGTAGCTTCCACTGCATCGGTAGGTACAATACGGTTGAATGGAGCGATCATTCCTGCCGGCAGCTTTACACCCATTGGTTCTACAGGTTTTTCCGGTGCCCAGCTTGATATTAGCTTAGGCTCTCACACCCTGACAAGCACTCAGCCCTTTGGTGTGTTTGTATATGGATTTGATGCCTTCGATTCGTACGGTTACCCGGGAGGTATGTCGCTGGCTCCTATTGCACAGGTAACCACTGTTTCCCTGACACCTGAAAACTCCACCACCCCTGCCGGTGACGAGCGTTGCCTGCAGGCAACGGTTCGGGATCAGGATAATAATCCTCTTGCTGGTATACGGGTAGACTTTGCAGTAAGCGGAGCTAATGCTGTAAACGGATTTGCCAATACAAATGCCAGTGGCGTTGCACAGTTCTGTTATACGCCGGCCCTGGCAGGTACCGATAATATAGTTGCTACTGTTGGTGGTATCAGTGATAATGCCATGAATGAGGTAACGGTGGTGGCAGATGAAGATTCCGACGAAGATGGCATTCCTGACAGTGAAGACAATTGTCCGTCTGTACCAAATCCGGATCAGGAAGATATGGATGAAGATGGGGAAGGAGATGCCTGTGATAATGACATAGACGGAGACGGGCTTGTGAATCTGGGTGACTGCGATCCTTATGATCCCAACACTGGCGCACAGACCACTTCATTCCCTGATATTGACGGAGATGGCTACGGCGACCCCGGACAGCCAACAGCTGAGTGTGGTGTACCGGAAGGTAATGTATTAAATGGCGATGACTGCGATGACCGGGATGCATCTGTTTATCCAGGCGCTCCAGAAATACCAGGGGATGGCATTGACAATAACTGCAATGGAATGATAGACGAGGGCAGCAATCCATTTGCGCTGCAGGAAGCAGCCGCCATTGTTGTAGGCGTTGGCCGTCCGTTCGAGATGATCATTCCGGCAGAGGATCCTGACATGCATGAACTGATGGAGGTAAGCTTTGTTTCCGGTGCTCCGGCCTGGCTTAATATAGAAATGGTAGCGGTTGGCGAATCAGCTGTGCCAAATGCCGTAAGGGTATGGGGTACACCACCTGCCAGAAGCTATGGTACCATCAGGCCTGTAATATGGGCACACACCACGCTTCACCAGGAAGACAGCCAGCAGCTGCAGATCAGGGTAGGTAACTGCGAACACAGAACCTGGTACAGAGATGCCGATGGCGATGGCTATGGTGCCGAAGAAGGTAGTGTGGTACTGGTAGCCTGCTGGCAGCCTGATGGTTTTGTAATGCAGGGCGGCGATTGTAACGATATGGATCCGCTTGTGCATCCTGAAGCTGCAGAAATTGCAGGTGACGGTATTGACAACAACTGCGATGGCATGATAGACGAAACAGACAACAGCTGCTATGCTACCAGGGTAGTATCCTTTACACAAGGTCCCCGTGCAGACAATCGGGGAGTAATAGATCCGCTAAGGAGCATTCCTTTACGTGCCCTGGGTGCACCACAGGAAGATAAGAACCACAGCTTTGTTTCTCTTGGCTTTGGCGGAGAGCTGGTACTGGAGCTTGGATCTGATCTTTATGATGATGGCACTACTGCCCCCGACCTGATGGTGGTGGAAACTACCTGGGGCTGGGCGCACCGCCCCTGCTACGATGGCAAAGGTGCCGGTACCTTGGAAACCATGATGATGCATGTATCTGCCAATGGTGAAGACTGGGTGCAGGTGCCGGGCAACTTCTGCCGCAATGTAAAGGTAGACATCAGCCCTGTGACAGGAGAAGGAGAGGGCATGCTGCCATACGTGCGCTACATCAGGATCACAGATACCTCCAATCCTGCCGATTTCAACAGAAGCGCCAATGGCTATGATGTAGATGGCATCATCACCTGCAGAGAGCTCTTCGAAGATATGCCAACCAATTCCAGAATTGCTGGCAAAGGCTTCAACCCTAACTTCTTCTACGAATCTCTGGAAGATGAAGAAGCACTTCCACAACCGCTTAGCTTCTATCCTAATCCTGTAAAGGATGTGCTCACCATCCAGACCAGCAGTTTTGGAGACGAAAGCCTGCAGGTAGAGGTGTATTCTCTCTCTGGAGTGCTGGTGTACAAAGCAGCGCACAGCGCAGATATGCAGTCAGGTGAACTGCAGGTAGACCTGCAGCAGCTACGCCAGGGTGTGTACCTGCTAAGGCTGCAGGGAGAAGACCAGCAGCAAACCCTTAAGATCAGCAAAGAATGA
- a CDS encoding regulatory protein LuxR (COG2202 FOG: PAS/PAC domain) gives MPYTPSEMASIFSRSHCESPDSSLFRPHPQFEQVMNQSCAYCFSIDYTSLTYIFISSGVGRVLGYEQKEWLEQGLSFFFKILHPEDREAMRRVHLDTMQIWLATSQRERTDLSFNFDYRVVASDGRVVRINQHTVFVEADAEGIPLVDFSVCTDISSYKSDGPVSLHIRKSSSGKHTFEEQHIIYDDVSRPIALSHRELEIIRLLSEGLNSRQVSQKLYISQHTVRTHRKNILKKTKCNSTVELVNLAKERGMVCISGQPEKKVTSAEQQKQKKQFSGKEALLLADPT, from the coding sequence ATGCCCTATACCCCCAGCGAAATGGCCAGCATTTTTAGCAGAAGCCATTGCGAATCCCCAGATTCTTCTTTGTTCAGGCCACATCCGCAGTTTGAGCAGGTCATGAACCAATCATGTGCTTATTGTTTTTCCATAGATTATACCAGCCTTACCTATATATTTATTAGCTCGGGTGTTGGAAGGGTTTTAGGATATGAGCAAAAAGAATGGCTGGAGCAGGGGCTGTCATTTTTCTTTAAGATACTCCATCCGGAGGATAGAGAAGCGATGCGAAGGGTACATCTTGACACCATGCAGATATGGCTGGCCACTTCCCAACGGGAGCGCACGGATTTAAGCTTTAACTTTGATTACAGGGTGGTTGCTTCTGATGGCAGGGTGGTGCGGATCAATCAGCATACTGTATTTGTAGAGGCCGATGCGGAGGGAATCCCGCTGGTTGATTTTAGTGTCTGCACCGATATTTCCTCCTACAAAAGCGATGGGCCGGTAAGTTTACACATCAGAAAAAGCAGCAGCGGGAAACATACCTTCGAGGAGCAGCACATTATTTATGATGATGTCTCCAGGCCCATTGCTTTATCGCACAGAGAGCTGGAAATAATCCGCTTGTTATCGGAGGGATTAAACAGCAGGCAGGTAAGTCAAAAACTGTATATCTCCCAGCACACCGTTAGAACCCACAGAAAAAATATTCTAAAAAAAACAAAGTGCAACAGTACGGTAGAGCTTGTAAACCTGGCAAAGGAAAGAGGTATGGTATGTATATCAGGCCAGCCGGAGAAAAAGGTAACATCTGCTGAACAGCAAAAGCAGAAAAAACAATTTTCCGGAAAAGAAGCCCTCCTGTTGGCTGACCCTACCTGA
- a CDS encoding RagB/SusD domain protein, which yields MKTYKYLKPVILGLLIFSSCNEDVLEKNNPNQLSTNTFFTNEAELSAGVTAIYSALQANNLYNREYFFLWDMISDENEGTANLEPPRAAALTYNFDAGNLLVNSVWQGLYRVIHRANLVISVADDIPESELSVAARNRYVAQARFLRAWAYNDLVTLWGDVPLHTEPVTVASLAEGYPRVPVEQIYTLIFEDLDFAEANLPRKSEWGGSDLGRVPKGAAQALKGRIHMFRADYAAARTELQKVIDSGEYALVAEFEDNFTEENENNRESIFEVQFSTAHGYGVPWNDGGDGQGIAEVTFRGQEYTPVTGWNNVNPSAGLLAAFEEGDPRFDYTFYEDGEEYCFDCPEKEDGTPYTMELTQVGWKKYSNAYKQGNENQISGINFRVIRYADVLLMMAEAVNELEGPSAAVGYVNQVRQRPSVDLPEISAPANKDEMFQIIMRERRVELASEQVRTRDLIRWRKNGKLTSEPISNYQPNKHALLPIPAQEIANNQALGPEDQNPNY from the coding sequence ATGAAAACATATAAATACTTAAAGCCGGTTATTTTAGGTCTGTTAATCTTCTCATCGTGTAATGAAGATGTACTGGAAAAAAATAACCCCAACCAGCTATCTACCAACACGTTTTTCACGAATGAAGCTGAATTAAGCGCGGGTGTTACCGCCATTTATTCGGCTCTGCAAGCCAACAACCTGTACAACAGGGAGTACTTTTTCCTCTGGGACATGATCTCTGATGAAAATGAAGGTACGGCAAACCTGGAGCCACCCAGAGCCGCCGCGCTGACTTATAATTTCGATGCTGGTAATTTATTGGTTAACTCAGTATGGCAGGGGCTGTACAGGGTTATTCACAGGGCGAATCTGGTAATTTCTGTTGCAGACGATATTCCGGAATCGGAGCTTTCCGTAGCAGCCAGAAACAGATATGTAGCTCAGGCCAGGTTTTTAAGAGCATGGGCTTATAACGACCTGGTAACTCTTTGGGGCGATGTGCCACTGCATACCGAACCTGTAACAGTTGCCAGTCTGGCAGAAGGTTATCCACGCGTTCCCGTAGAACAGATCTATACGCTGATCTTCGAAGACCTTGATTTTGCTGAAGCAAATCTGCCAAGAAAGTCTGAATGGGGTGGTTCTGATCTGGGAAGAGTACCTAAGGGCGCTGCCCAGGCACTCAAGGGCAGGATCCACATGTTCAGGGCCGACTATGCAGCGGCAAGAACAGAGTTGCAGAAAGTAATTGACTCCGGTGAATATGCCCTGGTGGCGGAGTTTGAGGATAATTTTACCGAAGAGAATGAAAACAACAGGGAGTCGATCTTTGAGGTGCAGTTCTCTACAGCCCATGGATACGGTGTGCCCTGGAACGATGGCGGCGATGGCCAGGGTATTGCAGAAGTAACCTTCCGTGGACAGGAATATACGCCGGTAACAGGCTGGAATAACGTAAATCCTTCTGCCGGGCTGCTGGCAGCTTTTGAAGAGGGCGATCCTCGTTTTGACTATACGTTTTACGAAGATGGCGAAGAATATTGCTTTGACTGTCCTGAAAAAGAAGATGGAACACCCTACACCATGGAGTTAACTCAGGTAGGCTGGAAGAAGTACTCAAATGCGTACAAGCAGGGTAACGAAAACCAGATTTCAGGTATTAACTTCCGCGTTATCCGTTATGCAGACGTGCTGTTGATGATGGCAGAAGCAGTTAATGAACTGGAAGGCCCCTCGGCGGCGGTTGGTTATGTGAACCAGGTAAGGCAAAGACCTTCTGTAGACCTGCCTGAGATTTCTGCGCCGGCAAACAAAGATGAAATGTTCCAGATCATCATGAGAGAAAGAAGGGTGGAACTTGCCAGCGAGCAGGTGAGAACCCGGGATCTTATCAGGTGGAGAAAGAATGGCAAATTAACATCAGAGCCTATTTCCAACTACCAGCCTAACAAGCATGCTTTATTGCCTATTCCTGCACAGGAAATAGCAAACAATCAGGCGCTTGGTCCTGAAGATCAGAACCCTAATTATTAA